One stretch of Balneolaceae bacterium DNA includes these proteins:
- the rpsT gene encoding 30S ribosomal protein S20, with product MPQHQSAKKRVRQNEKRRQHNQAQRSKMRTMVRKVLEEDDKEKAEEYLKDAISVLDRYSQKGLLHPNNAARKKSKLTRHVNNL from the coding sequence ATGCCACAGCACCAATCAGCAAAAAAGCGTGTTCGCCAGAATGAAAAGCGCCGCCAGCATAACCAGGCGCAGCGTTCCAAGATGAGGACCATGGTCCGTAAAGTCCTCGAGGAGGACGACAAGGAGAAAGCTGAGGAGTACCTCAAGGACGCCATCTCCGTGCTGGACCGCTATTCTCAGAAGGGTCTTCTTCACCCCAACAACGCAGCCCGCAAGAAGTCGAAGCTCACCAGGCACGTCAATAACCTTTAA
- the gpmI gene encoding 2,3-bisphosphoglycerate-independent phosphoglycerate mutase — translation MDSPSSKALLVILDGYGIAEHPEVSAIDRADTPFLDHLFVSAPHARLSASGTDVGLPEGQFGNSEVGHLNIGAGRIVWQELSRINRAIADGTFYRNEVLVNAMEKASERGRLHIMGLFSEGGVHSHNDHLFALLELARRHEVDRALVHAFTDGRDTAPRAGADYMRTFQQRSREIGLGTIASIVGRYFAMDRDERWDRTRAAYDLLVRGNGEPFEDPAEALEHRYASGETDEFIRPMVRAGLEDGRIREGDVVVFYNIRGDRARQLTRAFLQENLEAFPAEDLKPHYCTFTRYDDDFEKAQVAFPPAAIPNTLGETVSRRHLRQLRIAETEKYAHVTYFFNGGEEDPYQGEERILIPSPHVATYDLKPEMSAPEVADALCSQLITEKHHLAVLNFANPDMVGHTGVMEAAVRAVETVDTQLEKVVTAAREHGYKVLIIADHGNADCMVQEDGSPHTAHTCAPVPVLLLGEGEGTRLRDGILADVAPTLLKMMGLEAPAEMTGKPLF, via the coding sequence TTGGACTCCCCCTCTTCCAAAGCGCTCCTGGTCATCCTGGACGGCTACGGGATTGCCGAGCATCCCGAGGTCAGCGCCATCGACCGGGCCGACACCCCCTTTCTTGACCACCTCTTCGTCTCCGCGCCCCATGCGCGTCTCTCAGCCAGCGGAACCGACGTGGGACTGCCCGAAGGTCAATTCGGCAACTCCGAGGTGGGACACCTCAACATCGGAGCGGGTCGCATCGTCTGGCAAGAGCTCAGCCGCATCAACCGCGCCATAGCTGACGGAACTTTCTACCGTAACGAGGTGCTCGTCAATGCCATGGAGAAGGCGTCCGAACGGGGTCGCCTGCATATTATGGGACTTTTTTCGGAGGGTGGCGTGCATTCCCACAACGACCACCTCTTCGCCTTGCTGGAACTCGCCCGCCGCCACGAGGTGGACCGCGCCCTCGTGCATGCCTTCACCGACGGACGCGACACCGCCCCCCGGGCCGGCGCCGACTATATGCGCACCTTCCAGCAGCGCAGCCGCGAGATCGGATTGGGGACCATCGCTTCCATCGTGGGACGCTACTTCGCCATGGACCGCGACGAGCGCTGGGATCGCACTCGCGCCGCATACGATCTGCTGGTCCGCGGGAATGGCGAACCTTTCGAAGACCCGGCTGAAGCCCTCGAGCATCGCTATGCCAGCGGGGAGACCGACGAGTTCATCCGGCCGATGGTACGCGCCGGCCTGGAAGACGGGCGTATTCGCGAGGGCGATGTGGTGGTCTTCTATAATATACGCGGCGATCGCGCGCGCCAGCTCACGCGCGCTTTCCTGCAGGAGAATCTCGAAGCTTTCCCGGCAGAGGACCTGAAGCCCCACTACTGCACCTTCACCCGCTACGACGATGACTTTGAGAAAGCGCAGGTGGCCTTTCCACCCGCCGCCATCCCCAATACCCTCGGCGAGACCGTCAGCCGCCGCCACCTTCGTCAGCTGCGCATTGCCGAAACCGAGAAGTATGCGCATGTGACCTACTTTTTCAACGGAGGCGAGGAGGATCCGTACCAGGGCGAGGAACGCATTCTCATTCCCAGTCCCCACGTGGCCACCTACGACTTGAAGCCTGAGATGAGCGCCCCTGAGGTAGCCGACGCCCTCTGTTCGCAGCTCATCACCGAAAAGCACCACCTGGCCGTTCTCAACTTCGCCAACCCCGACATGGTGGGACACACCGGCGTGATGGAGGCGGCCGTCCGCGCCGTGGAGACGGTGGATACCCAGCTTGAAAAGGTGGTAACCGCCGCACGTGAACACGGATACAAGGTGCTCATCATAGCCGACCACGGCAACGCCGACTGCATGGTGCAGGAGGACGGCTCTCCGCACACCGCGCACACCTGCGCACCCGTTCCCGTGCTGCTCCTCGGGGAGGGCGAAGGAACCCGTCTCCGCGACGGTATCCTGGCCGACGTCGCCCCCACCCTGCTGAAAATGATGGGACTGGAAGCGCCTGCGGAGATGACGGGGAAGCCCTTGTTTTAA
- the cmk gene encoding (d)CMP kinase, with product MVIVIDGPAGSGKSSTARAVAQKMDIRYLDSGALYRAATLLYLESQGDRETFFRKLDRQPLDFTYGDGFRVLAGGRDRTAEIRTPEVTRSVSEVAAMPRVREHVNKLMRRRVAEDVYIAEGRDLGTAVFPDAALKIFMSADVEERARRRYREMKQKHPETDYQDILENIRERDHRDAARVSDPLRKADDAVEIDTTDSTFEQQVDRICSLINQLNKPQP from the coding sequence ATGGTTATCGTAATTGACGGCCCGGCGGGGTCGGGCAAAAGTTCAACGGCCCGCGCCGTGGCGCAGAAAATGGATATCCGGTACCTCGACTCCGGCGCCCTCTACCGGGCGGCCACGCTGCTTTACCTGGAGTCGCAGGGTGACCGGGAAACGTTCTTTCGAAAACTGGACCGGCAACCCCTCGACTTTACGTACGGGGACGGCTTTCGGGTGCTGGCAGGCGGCCGCGATCGCACTGCTGAAATACGCACTCCCGAAGTCACCCGCTCTGTGAGCGAGGTGGCTGCCATGCCTCGCGTGCGCGAGCATGTAAATAAACTGATGCGACGGAGGGTGGCCGAAGACGTCTACATTGCCGAGGGACGCGATTTGGGCACGGCGGTCTTTCCCGACGCCGCGCTGAAGATTTTTATGTCGGCGGATGTGGAGGAGCGCGCCCGCCGGCGCTACCGGGAGATGAAGCAGAAGCACCCGGAGACGGACTACCAGGATATACTTGAAAACATACGGGAGCGCGACCACCGCGATGCGGCCCGCGTATCCGATCCGCTGCGCAAGGCGGACGACGCCGTGGAGATCGACACCACGGATTCGACCTTCGAACAACAGGTCGACCGTATTTGTTCATTAATAAACCAGCTTAACAAACCCCAACCCTAA
- a CDS encoding ATP-dependent Clp protease ATP-binding subunit, whose protein sequence is MEGNFSSKVRDVIQFSREEALRLGHDYIGTEHLILGIVRLGEGVAIKILKNLNCDLYKLKKTVEDTVRGTGGSVTVGNIPLTKQAEKVLRITYLEAKLYKSDTIGTEHLLLSLLRDDENIAAQILQQFNVSYDSVREELDLIISGKSPDEDHQDARSVSSSLSSSSKGGQSSGSSREKKMDKSKTPVLDNFGRDLTQLAEEGKLDPIIGREKEIERVAQVLSRRKKNNPVLIGEPGVGKTAIAEGLASRIIERKVSRVLYDKRVIALDLAALVAGTKYRGQFEERMKAVMGELEKTENVILFIDELHTIVGAGGASGSLDASNMLKPALARGEVQAIGATTLNEYRQYIEKDGALERRFQKIMVDPTTPEQTVEILTQIKPKYEKHHSVSYSEEAIQACVKLTDRYVTDHFLPDKALDALDEAGARVHLSNIHVPQNILDLEEEIDATSQEKNAMVKKQRFEEAARLRDKEKRLSEELDQAQKEWEKEAEDIVFDVSEEDVAEVVAMMSGVPVNKISQSEGKKLLKMKEELGKEIIGQDEAIVKLTKAIQRTRAGLKDPTRPIGSFIFLGPTGVGKTETAKVLARYLFDQEDTLIRIDMSEYMEKFSVSRLVGAPPGYVGYEEGGILTEKVRRKPYSVILLDEIEKAHPDVFNILLQVLDDGILTDSLGRKVDFRNTIIIMTSNIGARDIRSMGKGIGFSSGSTYDYEQMKSTVQDALKKVFNPEFLNRIDDVITFRALEQDDIYKIIDLMADDLFERIRELGYTIEITKGAKDFLSDKGFDQKYGARPLKRAIQKYVEDPLAEELLENEHADGTTIKIKMNKSRDGITFGWDEPENAGDEGDTEASSGDDSGSSGSSSSTGSGSSGGSASTSAGGATAGGGRKASESKSESHQV, encoded by the coding sequence ATGGAGGGCAATTTTTCCAGCAAGGTTCGTGATGTCATACAGTTCAGCCGCGAGGAGGCGCTGAGGCTGGGTCACGATTATATCGGCACGGAACACCTGATTTTGGGTATCGTCCGTCTCGGCGAAGGTGTAGCCATCAAGATCCTCAAGAACCTCAACTGCGACCTCTACAAGCTGAAAAAAACCGTGGAGGACACCGTCCGAGGAACCGGGGGATCGGTCACCGTGGGCAATATCCCCCTCACCAAGCAGGCCGAAAAGGTACTGCGCATCACCTATCTGGAAGCCAAGCTCTACAAGAGCGACACCATCGGCACCGAACATCTGCTGCTGTCCCTGCTCCGCGACGACGAGAATATCGCCGCGCAGATCCTACAGCAGTTCAACGTATCCTACGACTCCGTCCGCGAAGAGCTGGACTTGATTATTTCCGGCAAATCACCTGACGAAGATCATCAGGATGCACGATCCGTATCCTCCAGCCTTTCCTCATCCTCGAAAGGTGGACAATCGTCTGGAAGCTCCAGGGAGAAGAAAATGGACAAATCAAAAACGCCCGTACTCGACAACTTCGGCCGCGACTTGACACAGCTGGCCGAGGAAGGCAAGCTCGATCCGATCATCGGACGCGAAAAGGAAATTGAACGCGTGGCCCAGGTTCTGAGCCGCCGCAAGAAAAACAACCCCGTACTCATCGGCGAGCCCGGGGTGGGCAAGACCGCCATCGCCGAGGGACTCGCCTCCCGTATTATCGAGCGCAAGGTGTCCCGCGTGCTCTATGACAAGCGTGTGATCGCCCTCGACCTGGCTGCCCTGGTGGCAGGCACCAAGTACCGCGGACAGTTCGAAGAGCGGATGAAGGCCGTGATGGGCGAGTTGGAGAAAACCGAGAACGTCATTCTCTTCATCGACGAGCTGCACACCATCGTGGGCGCCGGCGGCGCCAGCGGATCACTGGACGCCTCCAACATGCTCAAGCCGGCCCTGGCCCGCGGCGAGGTGCAGGCCATCGGCGCCACCACACTGAACGAATACCGACAGTATATTGAAAAGGACGGCGCGCTGGAGCGCCGCTTCCAGAAGATCATGGTCGATCCCACCACCCCGGAGCAGACCGTCGAGATTCTTACGCAGATCAAGCCCAAATACGAGAAACACCACAGCGTCAGCTATTCCGAAGAGGCCATCCAGGCCTGCGTGAAGCTGACCGACCGCTACGTCACCGACCATTTCCTGCCGGACAAGGCCCTGGACGCTCTCGACGAGGCCGGGGCCCGCGTACACCTCTCCAACATCCATGTGCCGCAGAACATCCTGGACCTGGAGGAGGAGATCGACGCCACCAGCCAGGAGAAGAACGCCATGGTCAAGAAACAGCGTTTTGAGGAGGCCGCGCGCCTGCGCGACAAGGAGAAGCGCCTCAGCGAAGAACTCGACCAGGCCCAGAAGGAGTGGGAAAAGGAGGCCGAAGACATCGTATTCGACGTGTCCGAAGAGGATGTGGCCGAAGTGGTGGCCATGATGAGCGGCGTGCCCGTCAACAAGATCAGCCAGAGCGAGGGCAAGAAGCTCCTCAAGATGAAGGAGGAGCTGGGCAAGGAGATCATCGGCCAGGACGAGGCCATCGTGAAACTCACCAAGGCCATCCAGCGCACCCGCGCCGGCCTGAAGGACCCCACCCGCCCCATCGGCTCCTTCATCTTCCTGGGTCCCACAGGCGTGGGCAAGACCGAAACCGCCAAGGTGCTCGCGCGTTACCTCTTTGACCAGGAGGACACCCTCATTCGCATCGACATGAGCGAATACATGGAGAAGTTCTCCGTCTCACGACTGGTCGGGGCCCCTCCCGGCTACGTGGGCTACGAGGAGGGCGGAATCCTCACCGAAAAAGTGCGGCGCAAACCCTACAGCGTAATCCTGCTGGACGAGATCGAAAAGGCCCACCCCGATGTCTTCAACATCCTGCTGCAGGTGCTGGACGACGGCATACTTACCGACAGCCTGGGCCGCAAGGTGGACTTCCGCAACACCATTATCATCATGACCTCCAACATCGGTGCCCGCGACATCCGCAGCATGGGCAAGGGCATCGGCTTCAGCAGCGGATCCACCTACGACTACGAGCAGATGAAGTCGACGGTACAGGACGCCCTCAAGAAGGTGTTTAACCCCGAGTTCCTGAACCGCATTGACGATGTCATCACCTTCCGCGCCCTCGAGCAGGATGACATCTACAAGATCATCGACCTGATGGCCGACGATCTTTTCGAACGCATCCGCGAGCTGGGCTACACCATCGAGATCACCAAAGGCGCCAAAGACTTCCTCAGCGACAAGGGCTTCGACCAGAAGTACGGGGCGCGTCCCCTCAAACGGGCCATCCAGAAGTATGTGGAGGACCCGCTGGCCGAGGAGCTGCTGGAGAACGAGCATGCCGACGGCACCACCATCAAGATCAAGATGAACAAATCCCGCGACGGCATCACCTTCGGATGGGACGAGCCCGAGAACGCCGGCGACGAGGGCGACACGGAGGCCTCCTCCGGCGACGACTCCGGATCCTCTGGCTCTTCCTCCTCTACGGGCTCCGGCTCGTCGGGCGGAAGCGCCTCGACCTCCGCCGGCGGTGCGACTGCAGGGGGCGGACGCAAAGCCTCCGAATCAAAGTCTGAAAGCCACCAAGTCTAA
- a CDS encoding LLM class flavin-dependent oxidoreductase codes for MEFGIYTFVENTPVARSGETLPPEQRMAHLLEEIKLADEAGLDVFGIGEHHREEYLSSAPAVILGAAAARTEKIRLSSAVTVLGSEDPVRAHQQYSTVDLLSGGRAEIMVGRGSFTESFPLFGCSLQDYDALFAEKLELLLELREEEEVNWEGNHRPSIDGRGVYPRPVQRRLPVWVAVGGTPQSAYRAGRLGLPMALGIIGGQPAQFKGLADLHRKGAKEGGHDRLPLSINSHGFIAEDSREAADIAFPAFKETMDKIGRERGWAPMTRETFEASRQLKGANVVGSPQEVTEKILYQHEIFGHERFLLQMSVGSLPHDKLLRSIELFATEVAPAVRKALEE; via the coding sequence ATGGAATTTGGCATTTACACCTTTGTGGAAAACACCCCCGTGGCCCGCAGCGGCGAGACCCTGCCGCCCGAACAGCGCATGGCCCACCTGCTGGAGGAGATCAAGCTGGCCGACGAGGCGGGACTGGATGTCTTCGGCATCGGCGAGCACCACCGCGAGGAGTACCTCTCCTCGGCACCTGCGGTCATCCTCGGCGCCGCCGCGGCGCGCACGGAGAAGATACGTCTCAGTTCGGCGGTGACCGTGCTGGGCTCGGAAGATCCGGTGCGGGCCCACCAGCAGTATTCGACGGTGGACCTTCTCTCCGGCGGGCGCGCGGAGATCATGGTGGGGCGGGGCTCCTTTACCGAGTCCTTCCCGCTCTTCGGCTGCAGCCTGCAGGACTACGACGCGCTTTTCGCCGAAAAATTGGAGCTGCTGCTCGAGCTGCGCGAAGAGGAGGAGGTTAACTGGGAGGGCAACCATAGACCTTCTATTGACGGCCGGGGCGTCTACCCGCGGCCGGTGCAGCGGCGCCTGCCCGTCTGGGTGGCGGTGGGAGGTACCCCGCAGTCGGCCTACCGCGCCGGCAGGCTGGGACTGCCCATGGCCCTGGGCATCATCGGGGGGCAGCCGGCTCAGTTCAAGGGTCTGGCCGACCTCCACCGGAAGGGGGCGAAGGAGGGCGGACACGATCGCCTCCCCCTGAGCATCAACTCCCACGGTTTTATCGCGGAGGATTCACGGGAGGCCGCCGACATCGCCTTCCCGGCCTTCAAGGAGACCATGGACAAGATCGGACGCGAGCGGGGCTGGGCTCCCATGACACGGGAGACTTTCGAAGCCTCACGGCAGTTAAAAGGCGCCAATGTGGTGGGCAGCCCGCAGGAGGTGACCGAAAAAATCCTCTACCAGCATGAGATTTTCGGGCATGAGCGCTTCCTGCTGCAGATGAGCGTGGGCAGCCTGCCGCACGACAAGCTGCTGCGCTCCATCGAACTCTTTGCCACGGAGGTGGCGCCGGCGGTGCGGAAGGCGCTGGAGGAGTGA
- a CDS encoding glycosyltransferase, with the protein MTFSVIVPVYNRPDEVRELLESLAKQTFTDFEVLIVEDGSSEPCEDVAREFQDRLNLRYFYKENSGQGFSRNYGFDRARGDWYVVFDSDCLVPPDYFRIVRNHLDQQPLDAWGGPDRAHDDFTPLQKAISYSMTSPLTTGGIRGNARHAGTFHPRSFNMGISAEVYRATGGYRITRMGEDIEFSLRIIKQGFRTGLIPDAWVYHKRRTSLGDFFRQAHFFGRARINIARFHPGEIKWVHALPALFTVGLACYLLLIPLNPPLFGWLSMPFGLFLATLLMHAGVITGSLRVGALAVFTSLVQLTGYGSGFIREQFRNRTG; encoded by the coding sequence ATGACTTTCTCGGTGATTGTGCCCGTCTACAACCGTCCCGACGAAGTCAGGGAGCTTCTGGAAAGCCTTGCCAAACAGACGTTCACCGACTTTGAGGTGCTCATCGTGGAAGACGGCTCCTCCGAGCCCTGTGAAGATGTGGCGCGCGAATTCCAGGACCGCCTCAACCTGCGCTATTTCTACAAGGAGAACAGCGGACAGGGCTTCAGCCGCAACTACGGCTTCGACCGGGCGCGCGGCGACTGGTACGTAGTCTTTGACTCCGACTGCCTGGTGCCCCCCGACTATTTCCGTATCGTCCGCAACCACCTGGACCAGCAGCCGCTGGATGCATGGGGGGGACCCGACCGTGCACACGACGATTTTACCCCGCTGCAGAAGGCCATCAGCTACTCCATGACCTCCCCCCTCACCACCGGCGGTATACGGGGCAACGCCCGCCACGCCGGTACCTTCCACCCGCGAAGCTTCAATATGGGCATCTCGGCCGAGGTCTACCGCGCCACCGGCGGCTACCGCATCACGCGCATGGGCGAGGACATCGAGTTCAGCCTGCGCATTATCAAGCAGGGTTTCCGCACCGGACTCATCCCCGACGCCTGGGTCTATCACAAGCGGCGCACCAGCCTGGGGGACTTCTTCCGCCAGGCCCACTTTTTCGGCCGTGCGCGTATTAATATCGCCCGCTTCCATCCCGGGGAGATCAAATGGGTGCATGCGCTGCCTGCCCTTTTTACGGTGGGACTGGCCTGCTACCTACTGCTGATCCCGCTCAACCCTCCCCTCTTCGGCTGGCTCAGCATGCCCTTCGGCCTCTTCCTGGCCACCCTGCTGATGCACGCCGGCGTGATCACCGGCAGCCTCCGCGTGGGCGCCCTGGCAGTGTTCACCTCCCTGGTACAGCTGACGGGCTACGGAAGCGGCTTCATCCGCGAGCAGTTTCGGAACCGGACAGGGTAA
- a CDS encoding pyridoxal phosphate-dependent aminotransferase, with protein MKPLSSLTESLRHSDIRSITARVNEVDGINLGQGICDMPTPGAIKEGARKAIDRDKNIYAPFDGVDLLKQRIAEKVISFNNIPIRGSDNILVASGSTGAFVTAVFALLDPGDEVILFEPLYGYHSHILQLRGVRQKTMLLNPPDWPVDFEELKSLITPRTKAIVVTTPNNPSGKVWSEQELRRLAGLIEKHDLYAITDEVYEYMTYGDHAHISLASLEGMFERTVTLSSFSKTFNMTGWRLGYAVAAEHIAEKMGLLSDLFYICAPTPLQYGLAEGFPADDAYYEELREDYSRKRSRICKALETAGFKVPRPQGAYYVFASFEPLSDRPGFADDKEACTTLIEQAGVGSVTGRSFYTDPGDGKYLLRFCFAKKEHELEEACRRLEKCFG; from the coding sequence ATGAAACCACTCTCCTCCCTGACCGAATCACTCCGTCACAGCGATATCCGCTCCATTACCGCCCGGGTCAATGAGGTGGACGGCATCAACCTGGGACAGGGAATCTGCGACATGCCCACTCCCGGCGCCATCAAAGAGGGCGCCCGAAAGGCCATTGACCGCGACAAGAACATTTATGCTCCCTTTGACGGAGTTGACCTGCTCAAGCAGCGTATTGCGGAGAAGGTCATCTCCTTCAACAACATCCCCATACGCGGTTCTGACAATATTCTGGTTGCGAGCGGCTCCACCGGCGCCTTTGTGACCGCGGTTTTTGCCCTGCTCGATCCCGGAGATGAGGTTATCCTATTTGAGCCGCTCTACGGCTATCACAGTCATATTCTGCAGTTGCGGGGAGTGCGGCAGAAAACGATGCTTCTGAACCCCCCGGACTGGCCCGTTGATTTTGAGGAACTGAAATCCCTCATCACTCCCCGGACCAAGGCCATCGTCGTAACCACGCCCAACAATCCCTCCGGGAAGGTTTGGTCCGAGCAGGAACTCCGCCGCCTGGCGGGACTGATCGAGAAGCACGACTTGTACGCCATAACCGACGAGGTCTACGAGTACATGACCTATGGCGATCACGCCCATATCTCCCTGGCCTCCCTGGAGGGCATGTTCGAGCGAACGGTTACCCTTTCCAGCTTTTCAAAAACGTTCAACATGACCGGCTGGCGGCTGGGGTATGCGGTCGCCGCAGAACATATCGCCGAAAAGATGGGACTGCTGAGCGACCTGTTTTACATCTGTGCGCCCACTCCTCTGCAGTACGGACTGGCGGAGGGCTTTCCCGCCGATGATGCCTATTACGAGGAACTGCGTGAGGACTACAGCCGAAAACGAAGCCGCATTTGCAAGGCCCTGGAAACGGCCGGCTTTAAGGTCCCTCGTCCGCAAGGGGCCTATTATGTTTTTGCCAGTTTTGAACCGCTCAGCGACCGGCCCGGCTTTGCTGACGACAAGGAAGCCTGCACCACGCTCATCGAACAGGCCGGCGTAGGCTCCGTTACGGGGCGATCCTTTTATACCGATCCCGGGGACGGCAAATACCTGCTTCGTTTCTGCTTCGCCAAGAAAGAGCACGAACTGGAAGAGGCGTGCCGAAGATTGGAGAAATGCTTCGGTTAA
- a CDS encoding VOC family protein: protein MDTPTGNDYKVPDRTRIGHVHLKVADLHRALDFYCGLLGFELTTTYGDQAAFVSAGGYHHHIGLNTWHSKDGSPPPRGSTGLYHTAILYPSREELARVLQRILEAEWPLSGASDHGVSEAIYLDDPDGNGVELYRDRPRGEWNYGEDGSVEMVTRPLDLEELLAELE, encoded by the coding sequence ATGGATACTCCCACCGGCAACGACTACAAAGTCCCCGACCGGACCCGCATCGGGCACGTTCACCTGAAGGTGGCGGACCTGCATCGCGCCCTGGACTTCTACTGCGGACTGCTTGGATTCGAGCTGACCACCACCTACGGCGATCAGGCCGCCTTCGTCTCCGCGGGCGGATACCACCATCACATCGGGCTCAATACCTGGCACAGCAAGGACGGCTCACCGCCCCCTCGCGGCAGCACGGGACTTTATCACACCGCCATCCTCTATCCATCGCGCGAAGAGCTGGCCCGCGTTTTGCAGCGCATCCTGGAGGCAGAGTGGCCGCTTTCGGGAGCAAGCGACCACGGAGTTTCCGAGGCCATCTACCTGGACGATCCCGACGGCAACGGCGTGGAGCTCTACCGCGACCGGCCGCGGGGGGAATGGAACTACGGGGAGGACGGCAGCGTAGAGATGGTGACCCGGCCGCTGGACCTGGAAGAACTGCTGGCGGAACTGGAGTAA
- a CDS encoding GDCCVxC domain-containing (seleno)protein: protein MNNVSLTSTITCPECGHRSTEKMPTDSCRFFWECPRCDNLIKPQKGDCCVFCSYGDHPCPPVQKEGESCC, encoded by the coding sequence ATGAATAACGTATCGTTGACATCAACCATAACTTGTCCCGAATGTGGGCACCGCTCTACGGAGAAAATGCCGACCGATTCCTGTCGCTTCTTCTGGGAATGTCCCCGGTGTGACAACCTTATTAAACCTCAAAAGGGAGATTGCTGCGTGTTCTGCTCCTATGGCGACCATCCCTGTCCGCCCGTGCAGAAAGAAGGAGAATCCTGTTGTTGA
- a CDS encoding NAD(P)/FAD-dependent oxidoreductase, translating to MSDSEHFDLIVIGTGSGGSVAAGKCAGAGWKVAQIDSRPFGGTCARRGCDPKKVLVGAAEAVDWTRRMKGRGVHGKAEIDWQNMMEFKRGFTEPVPENREKAMEKQGITPVHGRARFTDERTLRVGGRTLTGDRMLIAAGAKPAPLPIDGIDHMVTSTDFLELDNLPDSLIFVGGGYISFEFAHIAARAGSEVHIVHRGDRPLENFDADLSNILLEKTRQLGITVQLNAEVQTVRKSQNHFTVEASQNGDTKSLKADLVVHGAGRVPDIDDMQLDHAKVERDKGGIVVNDFLQSPDNPRVYAAGDAASSPGKPLTPVAGFESHIVASNLLNGNNREAKYPVQPSMVFTIPPLAMAGLTEDEANERGLEVDIKSGRTDGWYSSKRTNETHTGYKTLVDKESDTVIGAHLIGEQAPELINMLTMAINRGIKTTEMKQMIFAYPTYGSNLQYMI from the coding sequence ATGTCTGATTCAGAACATTTCGACCTTATCGTCATCGGAACCGGATCCGGCGGCTCCGTCGCGGCCGGCAAATGTGCCGGAGCGGGCTGGAAGGTTGCCCAAATTGACTCCCGCCCCTTTGGCGGCACCTGCGCCCGGCGGGGATGCGACCCCAAAAAAGTGCTCGTAGGAGCGGCTGAGGCTGTTGACTGGACCCGGCGGATGAAGGGGCGTGGCGTGCACGGCAAAGCGGAAATCGACTGGCAGAATATGATGGAATTCAAACGCGGTTTCACCGAACCGGTCCCTGAAAACAGGGAAAAGGCCATGGAAAAACAGGGCATCACGCCGGTACACGGTCGAGCGCGGTTTACAGATGAGCGGACCCTCCGGGTGGGAGGGCGAACACTTACCGGCGATCGCATGCTCATTGCCGCGGGCGCCAAACCGGCACCCTTGCCTATTGACGGTATTGATCATATGGTCACCAGCACGGACTTCCTGGAGCTGGATAACCTGCCGGATTCCCTGATTTTTGTCGGAGGCGGGTACATCTCGTTTGAATTTGCTCATATCGCCGCCCGGGCCGGAAGCGAGGTGCATATCGTACACCGTGGCGACCGCCCGCTGGAAAATTTCGATGCGGACCTTTCCAATATCTTACTGGAAAAGACCCGGCAGCTGGGAATAACCGTACAATTGAATGCCGAGGTACAGACTGTTCGAAAGAGCCAAAACCATTTTACTGTCGAGGCCTCCCAAAACGGTGACACCAAATCCCTGAAAGCCGATTTGGTAGTTCATGGCGCAGGTCGCGTACCCGACATTGACGATATGCAGCTGGACCATGCGAAGGTTGAACGGGACAAGGGGGGAATTGTCGTCAACGATTTTCTGCAAAGTCCCGATAATCCCCGAGTCTATGCCGCCGGTGACGCAGCCTCCAGCCCGGGCAAGCCGCTGACCCCCGTAGCCGGTTTCGAATCGCATATTGTTGCCTCCAACCTGTTAAACGGTAACAATCGCGAAGCGAAATATCCGGTACAGCCCTCCATGGTCTTTACCATCCCGCCGCTGGCGATGGCTGGTCTGACAGAGGATGAGGCAAATGAACGTGGCCTGGAAGTGGACATAAAAAGTGGACGGACCGACGGCTGGTACTCTTCAAAACGAACCAACGAAACACATACCGGTTACAAAACCCTCGTGGACAAGGAGAGCGATACGGTGATTGGAGCCCATTTGATCGGGGAACAGGCGCCGGAGCTCATCAACATGCTGACCATGGCCATCAACAGGGGCATCAAAACCACTGAAATGAAACAGATGATCTTTGCCTATCCCACCTACGGTTCGAACCTGCAGTATATGATTTGA